A single region of the Aptenodytes patagonicus chromosome 7, bAptPat1.pri.cur, whole genome shotgun sequence genome encodes:
- the LOC143162911 gene encoding olfactory receptor 8U3-like, giving the protein MVEDNDTFPSEFILLGFTNREDLQVTCFVLFLAIYVVTLIGNLGVIILIRIDSCLHTPMYFFLSHLSLLDVCYSSTIIPQTLLNFLVEKKVISFVRCATQLFSFATCATTECYMLAAMAYDRYVAICNPLLYSVVMSQRFCVGMLAGAYLAGVISSIVHTVSIFHFPFCRSKRINHFFCDGLPLLALSCSDTHVNEAIVSAVVGFNMLSTMVFILVSYSSVLSTVLRMRSAAGCHKAFSTCAPHLVSIALYYGSSLFMYLRPGSRHSLERDKVVSMLYSIALPMLNPLIYSLRHTDMKNAMRKAKGRVLSSLSIHGSGPGERRGLPLHGKKG; this is encoded by the coding sequence ATGGTTGAAGATAATGATACATTTCCATCTGAGTTTATTCTCCTGGGCTTCACAAACCGAGAAGACCTGCAGGTGACATGCTTTGTCTTATTCCTTGCCATCTATGTGGTCACTCTAATCGGAAATCTGGGAGTAATTATATTAATCAGAATCGATTCGTGCCtacacacccccatgtacttcttcctaaGCCACTTGTCTCTCCTGGACGTCTGCTACTCCTCCACCATCATCCCTCAAACCTTGCTGAATTTTTTAGTGGAGAAGAAGGTTATTTCCTTCGTTAGGTGTGCCACTCAGCTCTTCTCCTTTGCGACTTGTGCCACCACCGAGTGCTACATGCTGGCTGCCATGGCTTATGATCGCTACGTGGCCATTTGTAACCCCCTGCTCTACTCCGTGGTCATGTCCCAGAGGTTTTGCGTTGGGATGTTGGCTGGTGCCTACTTAGCTGGTGTGATCAGCTCCATCGTACACACAGTCTCCATATTTCATTTCCCGTTCTGCCGGTCCAAGAGGATCAATCATTTCTTCTGTGATGGACTACCGCTGCTAGCCCTCTCCTGCTCTGACACCCATGTCAACGAGGCGATCGTTTCTGCCGTGGTGGGGTTCAACATGCTAAGCACCATGGTCTTCATTCTAGTCTCCTACTCGTCGGTCCTCTCCACTGTCTTGCGGATGCGCTCCGCGGCTGGTTGTCACAAAGCCTTCTCCACTTGCGCCCCTCACTTGGTCTCCATCGCTTTGTACTACGGCAGCTCCCTCTTCATGTACCTGCGCCCCGGCTCCAGACACTCCTTGGAGCGTGACAAGGTGGTCTCCATGCTGTACTCCATTGCGCTCCCCATGCTGAACCCGCTCATCTACAGCCTAAGACACACGGACATGAAGAACGccatgagaaaagcaaaaggtaGAGTCCTCTCCTCCTTGTCCATCCACGGTTCCGGGCCAGGTGAAAGGAGAGGGCTACCCTTGCATGGTAAGAAGGGCTAG